The Polyangium aurulentum genomic interval GTGAACGAGATCCACGCCTCGATCGAGGCGGCGGCGCTCGACTCGGTGGGCGACGGGCGCATGAACCGCTCGGAGACCTCGAGGCGCTTCCAGTCCGTGCGCCTTCTGTGCGGCGTCGCGGACAAGGCGCTCGCGATGGGCAAACCCGACGAGGCCGAGCGGATCTTGAACGCGCTCCTGCAGGGCATCCTCAAGCGCTCGAAGATCGGCCAGCGCCCGAAGGACGGCGTCGCCGAGTACGCCGCGCTCTACGCCGCGCGCCTCGCGGCCGCGACGACCAAGGGCCTGTGGGTCGACTACGTGTTCGACCTCTACGGCTCGCTGCACAAGGTGCTGCCCGCGACGGTGATCGACGAGCTTTACACCGTGGTGCGCAAGGCGAAGAGCATCGACGTCAAGCTCTTCCGCGGCTACGTCGAGGACCTGCGGAAGATCGCCCCTCAGCTCGGGCCGGCAGATCGTTTTCTGCTGCAACGGATCGAGGGGCTCGACCGCCTGCTTGGCGGGTCTTAGCGAGCGGCGGCGGCGGCTCGGGCGCGGGCGCGGGTGCGGGCCGCGCCGGGCTCTTCTTGCCCTCGCGCACGCGCTGCCAGCCGAGGTTCTTCGAGGCGGCGCGCGCGATGACCTGCCGCAGCTCGTCGTCGGGCACGCGCGCTATCTCGGCGGCGAGCGGCGGAGGCAGCGGCGCGGACGGGGGTGACGTGCGCACCTCGTCACGCGTGGGCGGACGCTCGGGAGCCTCGACGGGGCCGACGCGGAAGCGCAGCGCCTCGACCTCGACGCCGCGCGCGCGGAGCTGCTCGAGGATGGGGTTCGAGAGCAACGACAGCTCCTGCGCCCAGGTCGAGCTGGCCGTGCGTACGTAGAGGATGCCGCGCTCGAGCTTGACCGGCCGCGCGCGCGCCGCGATGCGCGACCCCACGGCCGCCTCCCAGTCACGCGCGCTCACGGGCGCTCCGGGCACGGCGTTCTTCGGGACCGCGATCGTCGTCGCGCGCCGTAACACCGCGCCGAGCGGCTCGAACCCCGACGACCCGCGCTTGCTCATGTCCGCTCTGCTGCGCTGCGCTTTGTACCGAAGGTGGGACTCGAACCCACAAGCCCGTGAGGACAGTGGATTTTGAATCCACCGCGTTTGCCATTCCGCCACTTCGGCTCGGTGACGGGCGCAAGCCTAGCGCAACCGGCCCCGCCCCTGCAACGGAGCAAGCAGGCGGGTTCGGATGCCGGGAAAACCAGGCCTTCCCGACCTGATTCACGCTCCTTGCGCAGACTCTCCCCGCAGCGAACGTACCGTGCAGGCGCGGTGCGCGCTATATGCACGCCCGTCATGAGCAAGTCGAAAGTCGCGATCCTACGAACGTCTCCCGCCACCGTCCTGGAGGACTACCACCGCCTGATGAACCTGGCGGGCTACCAGGACGTCGTCGCCAAGGACGCGGACACGGCCCTCAAGGTCAACATCTCCTGGCACTTCTTCTTCCCCGGCTCGTCGACGGTGCCCTGGCAGCTCGACGGCGTGATCCGCGCGATGCTGCGCGACGGTTACGACAAGGACCTGATCCACGCCTGCCACAACCGCACGGTGGTGATCGACGCGCACCTCGGCGAGCGCGAGAACAAGCAGCTCGACGTGGTCGAGGCGCACGGCCTGCGCAACATCCACCTTTACGAGGGCCAGGAGTGGATCGACGTGCGCGACGCCGTCGGCGACCTCGCCAAGAAGTTCCTCTGCTTGAACGAGGTCTACCCGAAGGGCTTCAGCATCCCGAAGCGCTTCATCGGCGAGAACATCATCCACCTGCCCACGGTGAAGACGCA includes:
- a CDS encoding FHA domain-containing protein, with product MPFRIRYLAHDLELPVGEFIVGRGPECQLAVDDPLVSRKHAALHVRKDGVVAQDLGSRNGVLVNGLKIDGPRELSPGDKIRIGNQEIIIYKTDEPRSSPLSDEEHRRAMQTIGGMNVNEIHASIEAAALDSVGDGRMNRSETSRRFQSVRLLCGVADKALAMGKPDEAERILNALLQGILKRSKIGQRPKDGVAEYAALYAARLAAATTKGLWVDYVFDLYGSLHKVLPATVIDELYTVVRKAKSIDVKLFRGYVEDLRKIAPQLGPADRFLLQRIEGLDRLLGGS
- a CDS encoding DUF721 domain-containing protein — encoded protein: MSKRGSSGFEPLGAVLRRATTIAVPKNAVPGAPVSARDWEAAVGSRIAARARPVKLERGILYVRTASSTWAQELSLLSNPILEQLRARGVEVEALRFRVGPVEAPERPPTRDEVRTSPPSAPLPPPLAAEIARVPDDELRQVIARAASKNLGWQRVREGKKSPARPAPAPAPEPPPPLAKTRQAGGRAPRSVAAENDLPARAEGRSSAGPRRSRGRA